In Emcibacter nanhaiensis, the sequence GACAGGCCCGGGTTTTCGCCGGCAGAGATATTTTCCACAGCGGCGGAACCGCCGTCCTTGGCCGCAGCGGCAAAGGCGGTGGTGCGCACAGTGATGACTTTCTTGGCGTCAGCGCTCTGCACGGTAGCAATGGCGTTCCCGGCATAGATCGGACGCTGGAAAGTATCGGCGCTCTCGACGGAAATAATGTCGGAAATCTGCGCCACGTCCAGCAGGGCGGCCACACGGGGCAGGAAGTTTTTACCGGTGGTGGTGGCGGCGGCCAGGATGGCGTCATAGCCGTCGGCCAGGCCGACCACCAGCGGGGCCAGGACTTCGGCCAGCGGATGGGCGTAATCGGCGCTATCGGCCACCAGGACCTTGGCGACACCGGCCACTTTGGCGGCGGCTTCCGCCACGGCGCCACAGCCGGAACCGGCCACCAGCACATGCACGTCGCCACCGAGGGCGGCCGCGGCCGTGATGGTGTTCAGGGTGCTGTCCTTGAGGACCGCATTGTCATGATCGGCAACTACAAGTGATGTCATGTTCAGAGTACTCCCGCTTCGTCGCGCAGCTTGGCGACCAGTTCTTCCACGCTTTCAACCTTGATACCGGCCTGGCGTTTCGGTGGCTCTTCCACTTTCAGGGTGGTCAGGCGGGCGGCGGTGTCCACACCGTAATCGGCGGGGGTTTTCTCGTCCAGCGGCTTGCGCTTGGCTTTCATGATGTTCGGCAGGGATGCGTAACGCGGCTCGTTGAGGCGCAGGTCGGAGGTGACCACGGCCGGAAGGTTCAGCTTCACGGTTTCGAGGCCGCCGTCGATCTCGCGGGTCACATCCACGCTGCCGTCGCCGAGGTTAACCTCGGAAGCGAAGGTGCCCTGGGGCCAGCCCAGCAGCGCGGCCAGCATCTGGCCGGTCTGGTTGCAGTCATCATCAATGGCC encodes:
- a CDS encoding electron transfer flavoprotein subunit alpha/FixB family protein, translated to MTSLVVADHDNAVLKDSTLNTITAAAALGGDVHVLVAGSGCGAVAEAAAKVAGVAKVLVADSADYAHPLAEVLAPLVVGLADGYDAILAAATTTGKNFLPRVAALLDVAQISDIISVESADTFQRPIYAGNAIATVQSADAKKVITVRTTAFAAAAKDGGSAAVENISAGENPGLSSFVGQELSKSERPELTSAKIIISGGRGMGSGENFALVEAVADKLGAAVGASRAAVDAGFVPNDYQVGQTGKIVAPELYIAVGISGAIQHLAGMKDSKVIVAINKDEEAPIFQVADYGLVADLFQALPELEKALS
- a CDS encoding electron transfer flavoprotein subunit beta/FixA family protein, translated to MKILVPVKRVIDYNVKVRVKADNTGVELANVKMSMNPFDEIAVEEAIRLKEAGKAEEIIAVSIGPAQAQETLRTALAMGADRAILVKTDETVEPLAVAKILKAVVAEEDPGLVILGKQAIDDDCNQTGQMLAALLGWPQGTFASEVNLGDGSVDVTREIDGGLETVKLNLPAVVTSDLRLNEPRYASLPNIMKAKRKPLDEKTPADYGVDTAARLTTLKVEEPPKRQAGIKVESVEELVAKLRDEAGVL